The Paenibacillus sp. YPG26 genome includes a window with the following:
- a CDS encoding molybdopterin oxidoreductase family protein, with amino-acid sequence MPKDKFFKVIENKVHPGEKLVPTHCSYCGMQCGMNLRVDTSSNTIIGVEPRYDWPVTLGKMCPKGVTAYQQTNHPDRILKPLIRDNPALKGTKEGFREASWDEAYDLIARRFKELQAEYGKDSLSVFSGVSMTNEKCYLTGKFARVALQTRYIDYNGRFCMSSAAAGFLRTFGVDRGSTLPWTDLHETDCLFIAGSNTAECHPTSMFRVWEVQSRGGYLIVADPRETPLARRADVHLDLRPGTDLALANCMVNLLIQGGYADENFIREHTGGFEEMAEVVKEFTPEYTSEITGVAPEKLIRAAEIYGKAPEAVVMFARGIEQQHKGADNVSAYTNMPLVTGKIGRPKSGVATFTGQGNGQGGREHGQKSDLLPGYRKITNPKHVEEVCKVWGITPEEMPQPGVSAYEMFELMEQKTIRGLYLLCSNPAVSAPNLNYVRKVMKELDFMVCSDMYLSESAEFADVILPSVTWSEDEGTVTNLEGRIIKINKAQEPLGESKPDWQIAVELAERLGRGQYFSHLKTARDVADEFRLATKGGYADYYGATWDKIEKQDGVFWPCKNEKDPGTPHMFLDKKFYHPDGKAKLCALPYRPPAEEPDETYPLRLTTGRVVYHYLSGNQTRRIPFLMDMCPEPYVEVHPETAAKYDIEHEEKVRLRTRRGECIYKVKITEAIRKDTVFVPYHFGHEGSVNLLTIPALDPMSRMPEFKVCAAEIDKLGAERPDGQAGRAGSGKTEKEAVHQ; translated from the coding sequence ATGCCAAAGGATAAATTCTTCAAGGTTATAGAGAATAAGGTTCACCCGGGTGAAAAGCTGGTTCCTACACACTGCTCTTACTGCGGCATGCAATGCGGGATGAACCTGCGCGTCGATACCTCCTCGAACACGATTATCGGGGTTGAACCCCGGTATGACTGGCCGGTAACTCTGGGGAAAATGTGTCCGAAAGGCGTAACCGCCTATCAGCAGACCAACCATCCGGACCGGATACTGAAACCGCTTATCCGCGATAATCCGGCACTGAAGGGAACCAAGGAAGGCTTCCGCGAAGCCAGCTGGGATGAAGCCTATGATCTGATTGCCCGCCGGTTCAAGGAGCTGCAGGCGGAGTATGGCAAAGACAGCTTGTCCGTCTTCAGCGGAGTATCCATGACGAATGAGAAATGCTACCTTACCGGGAAGTTCGCCCGGGTGGCCCTGCAGACCAGATATATTGATTATAATGGCCGGTTCTGTATGTCTAGCGCGGCGGCGGGATTCCTTCGCACTTTCGGGGTGGACCGGGGATCTACCCTGCCGTGGACGGATCTGCATGAGACAGATTGCCTCTTCATCGCGGGAAGCAATACGGCAGAATGTCACCCTACGTCCATGTTCAGAGTATGGGAAGTTCAGAGCCGCGGCGGTTACCTTATCGTGGCCGACCCGCGGGAGACTCCGCTTGCTAGAAGAGCTGACGTTCACCTGGATCTGCGCCCGGGCACGGATTTGGCGCTGGCCAACTGTATGGTGAACCTGCTCATTCAAGGCGGATATGCGGATGAGAATTTCATCCGCGAGCATACAGGCGGTTTTGAAGAAATGGCAGAAGTCGTGAAGGAGTTCACACCGGAATATACAAGTGAGATTACGGGGGTTGCCCCGGAGAAGCTGATTCGGGCGGCTGAGATCTACGGCAAAGCGCCGGAAGCGGTAGTGATGTTCGCACGGGGAATCGAGCAGCAGCATAAGGGAGCCGACAACGTATCCGCTTATACGAACATGCCGCTTGTTACCGGCAAGATCGGACGGCCGAAGTCGGGAGTTGCTACCTTTACGGGACAAGGCAACGGGCAGGGCGGACGTGAGCACGGCCAGAAGTCGGATCTGCTGCCAGGCTATCGCAAGATCACGAATCCGAAGCATGTGGAAGAGGTATGCAAGGTATGGGGAATTACCCCTGAGGAGATGCCGCAGCCGGGGGTATCCGCTTATGAGATGTTCGAACTCATGGAGCAGAAGACGATCCGGGGACTGTACCTGCTCTGCTCGAACCCGGCTGTGTCAGCACCGAATCTGAATTATGTGCGGAAAGTGATGAAGGAGCTTGACTTTATGGTCTGCTCGGATATGTATTTGTCCGAGTCGGCTGAATTCGCGGATGTGATTCTCCCGTCCGTAACCTGGTCAGAGGATGAAGGAACCGTAACGAATCTAGAGGGCCGTATCATCAAGATCAACAAGGCTCAGGAGCCGCTGGGCGAGAGCAAGCCCGACTGGCAGATCGCTGTAGAATTGGCTGAACGGCTGGGCCGGGGCCAATACTTCAGTCACCTGAAGACAGCCAGAGACGTGGCCGATGAGTTCCGGCTAGCTACCAAAGGCGGTTATGCGGATTACTACGGGGCAACCTGGGACAAAATCGAGAAGCAGGATGGGGTCTTCTGGCCGTGCAAGAACGAGAAGGATCCAGGGACGCCTCATATGTTCCTCGATAAGAAGTTCTACCACCCGGATGGCAAAGCCAAGCTGTGCGCACTGCCTTACCGTCCTCCTGCGGAAGAACCGGATGAGACCTATCCGCTCCGCCTGACTACAGGCCGGGTCGTGTATCACTACTTATCCGGTAACCAGACCAGACGAATTCCTTTCCTGATGGATATGTGTCCCGAGCCTTATGTTGAGGTTCACCCGGAGACTGCCGCGAAGTATGACATTGAGCATGAGGAGAAGGTCCGGCTTAGAACCCGCCGCGGGGAGTGTATATATAAAGTAAAGATTACCGAAGCCATCCGTAAGGATACCGTGTTCGTACCGTACCATTTCGGCCATGAAGGTTCCGTGAACCTGCTTACCATTCCAGCGCTTGATCCCATGTCGAGGATGCCGGAGTTCAAAGTATGTGCGGCTGAGATCGATAAGCTTGGGGCTGAGCGTCCTGACGGGCAGGCGGGAAGAGCGGGCAGCGGGAAGACAGAGAAGGAGGCCGTACACCAATGA
- a CDS encoding carbohydrate-binding protein: MLKSMKKYLAGVTFLALFALTFAQSAFASEQPVQLISSNFYAYKYGYVGFSGNVEVSNLNYQKNVTIHYTPGDGKWYDTSASYVGPTDASHEKWGFSVNTSDLNQTNPQISTAQEIKFAIKYEAGGQTYWDNNNGQNYSITRFNLSSTILGKPNVLLASSSIYDNTFTGNVFVKNIAYNKTVKIVYTTDNWATTKEGYATYSRPANTEETVQDWQFSFNNIGSNVSQIKYAISYTVNGQTYWDNNYGQNYTVNR; the protein is encoded by the coding sequence ATGTTGAAAAGTATGAAGAAGTATCTGGCGGGTGTGACTTTTTTAGCGCTATTTGCGCTAACGTTTGCACAATCTGCGTTTGCAAGTGAACAGCCGGTTCAACTGATTTCGTCCAATTTTTATGCTTACAAGTATGGATATGTGGGTTTCAGCGGGAATGTCGAGGTAAGCAACCTGAACTACCAAAAGAACGTAACGATTCACTACACGCCTGGAGATGGCAAGTGGTATGACACTAGCGCTTCCTATGTAGGTCCTACAGATGCTTCGCATGAGAAATGGGGCTTCTCAGTCAACACCAGCGACTTGAACCAAACGAACCCGCAGATCTCAACTGCTCAAGAGATTAAATTTGCAATCAAGTATGAAGCAGGCGGCCAAACGTACTGGGATAACAACAATGGACAGAACTATTCCATCACCCGTTTCAACCTGAGCTCAACCATTCTTGGCAAACCGAATGTCCTTCTGGCTTCCAGTTCGATCTACGATAACACCTTCACAGGGAATGTATTTGTTAAGAACATCGCTTACAACAAAACGGTTAAAATCGTGTATACCACTGATAACTGGGCCACAACTAAAGAAGGCTATGCTACTTACTCCAGACCGGCCAACACAGAAGAAACTGTACAGGATTGGCAGTTCAGCTTCAACAACATCGGATCAAATGTATCCCAGATCAAGTACGCAATCTCTTACACTGTAAATGGACAAACCTACTGGGATAACAATTACGGACAAAACTACACAGTTAACAGATAA
- a CDS encoding GAF domain-containing protein → MITILDHIEQELDSLRARTGSDFSGLLLMDNPDTGLRWNFVSGNRSKRSKQIILRPGQGLPGLVMRLGRRVVLDESLPDIRQLRFDNPIMLAENLHAVAVIPIVKEREILGLVMIGNRKPTLYPPEIIEVVEQEAELLSPVIYGQKSGTLTSR, encoded by the coding sequence ATGATCACAATACTAGATCATATCGAGCAGGAGCTGGACTCCCTGCGGGCACGAACAGGCAGCGATTTCTCGGGTCTGCTTCTCATGGATAACCCGGATACCGGGCTGCGCTGGAACTTTGTGTCCGGGAACCGGAGCAAACGCAGCAAGCAGATCATTCTGCGTCCGGGCCAGGGGCTGCCAGGACTGGTCATGAGGCTGGGGCGGCGGGTTGTACTTGACGAATCGCTCCCGGATATCCGCCAGTTACGCTTTGACAATCCCATTATGCTGGCTGAGAATCTGCATGCCGTTGCCGTTATTCCGATTGTTAAGGAACGGGAGATCCTCGGTCTGGTAATGATCGGCAACCGAAAGCCTACGCTCTACCCGCCTGAGATCATCGAGGTGGTGGAACAGGAGGCTGAGCTTCTAAGCCCCGTTATCTATGGACAGAAATCCGGTACTCTCACTTCGCGGTGA
- a CDS encoding response regulator transcription factor, with protein MIRILVVDDHIVVRSGLMALLNGKNGMEVIGDAADGQEAIVKAQELKPDVVLMDFSMPQGMDGLTATQELKKLLPDISVLILTMHDDEEYLFRAIQAGASGYILKSAPHDELVTAILSVATGSAYLYPTATKRLMNEYLDAMKNGESQGAFDILSDREREILSWVAKGYSNKEIAEHLIISVKTVETHKSNLMEKLGLKTRPDLVKYAMKKGMLNFE; from the coding sequence ATGATTAGAATTCTGGTAGTAGACGACCATATTGTAGTCCGTTCCGGACTTATGGCACTCCTGAACGGCAAGAACGGCATGGAAGTTATCGGAGATGCGGCTGATGGCCAGGAAGCCATTGTGAAAGCACAGGAGCTGAAGCCCGATGTCGTCCTGATGGACTTCAGTATGCCGCAGGGCATGGACGGACTCACGGCAACCCAGGAGCTGAAGAAGCTTCTTCCTGATATATCAGTGCTTATTCTGACCATGCATGATGATGAAGAGTACCTGTTCCGGGCGATTCAAGCCGGGGCATCGGGCTATATTTTGAAGAGCGCACCTCACGATGAGCTCGTGACCGCGATCCTGTCTGTGGCCACCGGAAGTGCCTACCTCTATCCTACTGCAACCAAACGCCTGATGAATGAATACCTGGATGCGATGAAGAATGGGGAATCCCAGGGCGCTTTCGATATCCTGTCCGACCGGGAACGGGAGATTCTATCCTGGGTAGCCAAGGGTTATTCCAATAAAGAAATTGCCGAGCACCTGATTATTAGTGTGAAGACCGTAGAGACGCATAAAAGCAATCTGATGGAGAAGCTGGGGCTCAAGACCAGGCCCGACCTGGTGAAGTACGCCATGAAGAAGGGAATGCTTAATTTTGAATAA